A region from the Canis lupus familiaris isolate Mischka breed German Shepherd chromosome 3, alternate assembly UU_Cfam_GSD_1.0, whole genome shotgun sequence genome encodes:
- the MED28 gene encoding mediator of RNA polymerase II transcription subunit 28: MAAPLGGMFSGQPPGHAGDSRGQASLLQAAPGPPRASNSTLVDELESSFEACFASLVSQDYVNGTDQEEIRTGVDQCIQKFLDIARQTECFFLQKRLQLSVQKPEQVIKEDVSELRNELQRKDALVQKHLTKLRHWQQVLEDINVQHKKPAEIPQGSLAYLEQASANIPAPMKQT; this comes from the exons ATGGCGGCTCCGCTGGGAGGCATGTTCTCCGGGCAGCCACCTGGGCACGCGGGGGACTCCAGGGGCCAGGCTTCGCTTCTTCAGGCCGCGCCGGGCCCTCCGAGAGCTTCTAACAGTACCTTGGTGGACGAGTTGGAGTCCTCTTTTGAG GCCTGCTTTGCCTCTCTTGTGAGTCAGGACTACGTCAATGGCACGGATCAGGAAGAAATTAGAACTG gtgtTGATCAGTGTATCCAGAAATTTCTGGATATTGCAAGACAGACGGAATGTTTTTTCCTACAAAAAAGATTGCAGTTATCTGTCCAGAAACCAGAACAAGTTATCAAAGAG GATGTCTCAGAACTGAGGAATGAATTACAGCGGAAAGATGCTCTGGTCCAGAAACACTTGACAAAACTGAGGCATTGGCAGCAGGTACTGGAGGACATCAACGTGCAGCACAAAAAGCCAGCTGAAATCCCTCAGGGCTCCTTGGCCTACCTCGAGCAGGCGTCTGCTAATATCCCTGCACCAATGAAGCAAACCTGA